The proteins below are encoded in one region of Bdellovibrio bacteriovorus:
- a CDS encoding ParA family protein, with protein sequence MSALAQQEFCITLSDLASFMEIAPSEVKLKAEKHLHKKIKSPWLMPEEVRTLLLAEGFKYPHKVISVQMLKGGVAKTTSVLNMGLRAAMYGARVLFVDLDQQANLSFALGVEDESLPVWVDIAEKRKSIEECVRFVEPHVDLIPSSLNNSVLERVLMNSNRNWAQMVKAPLEKIKHRYDLILIDTAPALSAVNTAVTVASDEVILPVNPDKFAFLGLQKNLSELEDIKQDFDLEFTKKILFTKFDGRENTSHELLQKCIESFEDCLMKGYIRTSSEVKNTVRSGKGLFAGKSPAKADYDFVTREMLGFV encoded by the coding sequence ATGTCAGCATTGGCGCAACAGGAGTTTTGCATCACACTCAGTGATTTGGCCTCTTTCATGGAAATAGCCCCTTCCGAAGTAAAGCTGAAGGCGGAAAAACATCTTCATAAAAAAATCAAATCACCGTGGCTTATGCCCGAAGAGGTCCGCACACTTTTACTGGCGGAGGGTTTTAAATACCCGCACAAAGTGATCTCCGTGCAAATGCTGAAAGGCGGGGTGGCTAAGACCACTTCTGTTTTAAACATGGGCTTGCGTGCGGCGATGTATGGTGCGCGCGTTCTGTTCGTCGATTTGGATCAACAAGCCAACTTGAGCTTTGCTTTAGGCGTAGAAGACGAAAGCCTTCCGGTCTGGGTTGATATCGCGGAAAAACGCAAAAGCATCGAAGAATGTGTGCGTTTTGTTGAGCCTCACGTGGATTTAATTCCGTCTTCATTGAACAACTCGGTTTTAGAAAGAGTTCTGATGAATTCCAACCGCAATTGGGCCCAAATGGTGAAAGCGCCGCTAGAAAAGATCAAGCACCGCTATGATTTGATCTTGATCGATACAGCCCCGGCTTTAAGTGCGGTGAATACGGCGGTGACCGTGGCTTCCGATGAGGTCATTTTGCCTGTGAATCCGGATAAATTTGCATTCTTGGGTTTACAGAAGAATTTGAGCGAATTAGAGGATATTAAGCAGGACTTCGACCTGGAATTTACGAAAAAAATTCTGTTCACGAAGTTCGATGGTCGTGAAAACACCAGTCATGAACTTTTACAGAAATGCATCGAATCTTTTGAGGATTGTCTGATGAAGGGGTATATTAGAACTTCATCAGAGGTGAAAAACACCGTGCGTTCCGGCAAGGGATTGTTTGCTGGAAAGTCCCCAGCCAAAGCGGATTATGATTTTGTCACTCGAGAAATGTTAGGATTTGTCTAA
- a CDS encoding RluA family pseudouridine synthase, translating into MKPVNKLPVIEKSKHWLIINKPTGISVHNEAGDVRSVLKKQLHPGTFHDIYPVHRLDKETSGLLVVATEQETAAALSEQFQTHKAEKMYYAVLRGSMDVSDEWQEWNFPISDKAEGRKNPQGLLKDRVEAKTLFKVLKSNKYFSLVELRLLTGRQHQIRKHAALAKHAIVGDTRYGDEAYNSKMAGIYKNDRMFLHAFRLSMPIGGRIQTFETPLPPDFQKMF; encoded by the coding sequence ATGAAACCCGTGAACAAACTGCCTGTTATTGAAAAATCAAAACACTGGCTGATCATTAATAAGCCGACGGGCATTTCCGTGCACAATGAAGCGGGCGACGTTCGCAGTGTTTTAAAAAAACAACTTCATCCGGGAACTTTCCACGACATCTACCCTGTTCACCGTTTGGATAAAGAAACTAGTGGTCTTTTGGTTGTCGCGACAGAACAAGAAACAGCGGCGGCCCTCTCGGAGCAATTCCAAACTCATAAAGCCGAAAAAATGTACTACGCGGTTCTTCGCGGCAGCATGGATGTTTCTGACGAGTGGCAAGAATGGAACTTCCCTATTTCTGACAAAGCCGAAGGCCGTAAAAATCCTCAAGGTCTTTTGAAAGATCGTGTTGAAGCTAAAACTCTGTTTAAAGTTCTTAAATCCAATAAGTATTTTTCGTTGGTGGAATTGCGTCTTTTAACGGGCCGCCAGCATCAAATTCGCAAGCATGCGGCTTTGGCAAAGCATGCTATCGTCGGTGATACTCGCTATGGCGACGAGGCTTATAACAGCAAGATGGCCGGGATCTATAAAAACGATCGCATGTTCTTGCACGCTTTCCGATTGAGCATGCCTATCGGTGGCCGCATTCAAACTTTTGAAACGCCATTGCCACCTGATTTCCAAAAAATGTTCTAA
- a CDS encoding ATP-dependent helicase encodes MEWLKGLNPEQQKAVKHNYGPLLILAGAGSGKTTVLVSRTGRLVSERVAQAQEICVLTFTNKAARELKHRVGVKLGNTGKNLWAGTFHSFGLQILRRFHKHAALSPYFGIVDQSDCNAILKDLMKDIKNSGKDKFDVDKILTMINDKRTGLAPQTEAFDEYHEMVEVLTPKFAKRLEHLGVVDFEGLLIKPLQLFREHPDILEKVQGMFSQVMVDEFQDTNRLQMDLIHQIVKSHNNLTVVGDDDQSIYGWRGAEVKNILNFPQEFKNCEVIKLERNYRSSAEILAVANAAISKNKNRHGKILRAEIAQSTGVLPEMFLLEREEDECEFVVSEIQHFMRQGHSYKDFAVLYRSNTQGGLIESSLRRANVPYHISGGTSIFDRREIKDLMAYLKQSLAPNEVSLRRIINVPSRGIGDTTIEKLSEFALKKRINFVDACRFWREAEVQEKAGLAIDDLMKFIEDLPKNILDFNVGSSPGAKMVQIFADIGYREYVYGTAADPTSAEKKWTVVEILGRILDAYLGRRSYDVESIKSFIDSMLLRDDMSGEEEEPNKVQLMTLHASKGLEFPIVILAGIEEDLLPHKNLGSDIDEERRLFYVGVTRAKKRLVMSRCQQRKKNGVVRPSAPSRFLLEIPKELYTEFPLGARPVSGQEREDLVSSFLAKLDSKLTPPPKK; translated from the coding sequence ATGGAATGGCTTAAGGGGCTGAACCCCGAGCAGCAGAAGGCCGTAAAGCATAATTACGGCCCTTTGCTTATTTTGGCAGGGGCGGGTTCAGGAAAAACGACAGTTCTTGTTTCAAGAACGGGGCGCTTGGTTTCAGAGCGTGTGGCGCAAGCACAAGAAATTTGCGTATTAACGTTCACAAACAAAGCTGCGCGCGAACTTAAGCACCGGGTCGGGGTGAAGCTGGGTAACACGGGGAAAAATCTCTGGGCAGGGACTTTTCACTCGTTTGGCTTGCAGATCCTTCGCCGTTTCCATAAACACGCAGCCCTTTCGCCTTACTTCGGTATCGTCGATCAAAGTGATTGCAACGCGATTCTTAAAGACCTGATGAAGGATATTAAGAATTCGGGCAAAGATAAGTTCGATGTCGATAAAATTCTGACCATGATCAACGACAAGCGCACGGGCCTGGCTCCGCAAACGGAGGCTTTCGACGAATACCACGAGATGGTGGAAGTCCTCACGCCGAAGTTTGCAAAGCGCTTAGAACACTTGGGTGTAGTTGATTTCGAAGGTCTTCTGATTAAGCCTTTGCAGCTTTTCAGGGAACATCCAGACATTCTTGAAAAAGTTCAAGGCATGTTCAGCCAAGTGATGGTGGATGAATTTCAAGACACCAATCGCCTGCAAATGGATTTGATTCATCAAATCGTGAAGTCTCATAACAACCTGACCGTCGTCGGCGATGACGATCAGTCGATTTATGGCTGGCGTGGGGCGGAAGTAAAAAATATTTTGAACTTCCCGCAAGAATTTAAAAACTGCGAAGTGATTAAACTTGAGCGCAATTATCGCTCGTCCGCAGAAATTTTAGCTGTCGCCAACGCGGCGATTTCTAAAAACAAGAACCGTCACGGTAAAATTTTACGAGCCGAAATCGCGCAAAGCACGGGTGTGCTGCCTGAAATGTTTTTGTTGGAACGCGAAGAAGATGAATGCGAATTCGTCGTCAGCGAAATTCAGCACTTTATGCGCCAAGGCCACTCGTACAAAGACTTTGCAGTGCTTTATCGTTCGAACACGCAAGGTGGCTTGATTGAGTCCTCTTTACGTCGAGCCAATGTGCCGTATCATATCTCGGGCGGCACTTCGATCTTTGACCGTCGAGAGATCAAAGATTTGATGGCTTACTTAAAACAGTCTCTGGCTCCGAATGAAGTTTCTTTACGTCGTATTATCAATGTTCCGTCTCGCGGTATTGGTGACACGACGATTGAAAAACTCAGTGAGTTTGCGCTTAAAAAACGTATCAACTTCGTGGATGCCTGCCGTTTCTGGCGTGAAGCCGAAGTGCAGGAAAAAGCGGGTCTTGCGATCGATGACCTGATGAAGTTTATCGAGGATCTTCCAAAGAATATCCTCGATTTCAATGTAGGATCATCTCCGGGCGCAAAGATGGTGCAAATCTTTGCCGACATTGGATATCGCGAATACGTCTATGGAACGGCGGCAGACCCCACAAGCGCCGAAAAAAAATGGACGGTTGTGGAAATTCTAGGTCGTATCTTAGATGCGTACTTAGGACGTCGTTCGTATGATGTGGAAAGCATAAAGTCTTTTATCGACTCGATGCTTTTGCGCGACGATATGTCGGGAGAAGAAGAAGAGCCAAATAAAGTGCAATTGATGACTCTTCATGCTTCTAAAGGTTTGGAATTCCCGATCGTGATTTTAGCGGGCATTGAAGAAGATTTGTTGCCGCATAAAAATTTAGGTTCGGATATCGATGAAGAGCGTCGTTTGTTCTATGTGGGTGTCACGAGGGCGAAGAAACGTCTGGTGATGTCACGTTGTCAGCAAAGAAAAAAGAACGGAGTGGTTCGTCCTTCAGCTCCTTCAAGATTCCTATTAGAGATTCCTAAAGAGCTTTATACCGAGTTTCCGTTAGGAGCGCGCCCTGTATCTGGGCAAGAGCGCGAAGATTTAGTGTCGAGCTTCTTGGCGAAGTTAGACAGTAAACTGACTCCTCCGCCAAAGAAATAA
- the fumC gene encoding class II fumarate hydratase: protein MRIEKDTMGEVQVPADKFWGAQTQRSTQNFRIGGDRFPREMIRALGILKKCAAQTNQKLNLLDAKKTDVIVKAADEVIAGKLDAHFPLVVWQTGSGTQTNMNANEVIANRAMDMMGIKLPSKEIHPNDDVNKGQSSNDTFPTAMHIAVAEQVYHRLIPMMEKLHKALEKKQNEFKDIVKIGRTHLMDATPLTLGQEFSGYVTQMKHSIQRVKNTLPHLHELALGGTAVGTGLNTHPQFAVEAAKAIAAETKIPFVSAENKFEALASHDALVEVSGALNSVAVSLMKIANDIRLLGSGPRCGIGELHLPENEPGSSIMPGKVNPTQSEAMTMVCAQVMGNHVAVSIGGATGHFELNVFKPLIVFNVLNSVRLLADACESFTDHCVVGIEANTKQIQKHLEHSLMLVTALNPHIGYDNAAKIAKTAHKNGTTLREEAINLGLLSGEEFDKIVQPKDMVGR, encoded by the coding sequence ATGCGTATTGAAAAAGACACCATGGGTGAAGTGCAAGTCCCCGCGGATAAGTTCTGGGGAGCACAAACGCAAAGATCCACTCAAAACTTCCGCATAGGCGGCGATCGTTTTCCTCGAGAAATGATTCGCGCGTTGGGGATTTTAAAAAAATGTGCCGCGCAGACAAATCAAAAACTGAATCTTTTAGACGCTAAGAAAACCGATGTTATCGTGAAAGCCGCGGACGAAGTGATCGCAGGCAAATTAGATGCGCACTTTCCTTTGGTGGTGTGGCAGACGGGATCTGGCACGCAGACAAATATGAACGCGAACGAAGTCATCGCCAATCGTGCGATGGATATGATGGGCATTAAGCTTCCTAGCAAAGAAATTCATCCCAACGACGACGTCAATAAAGGTCAATCCTCAAATGACACCTTTCCGACGGCGATGCATATCGCGGTCGCCGAACAAGTTTATCATCGTCTGATTCCCATGATGGAAAAGCTGCACAAAGCTTTAGAGAAAAAACAAAACGAGTTTAAAGACATCGTGAAAATCGGTCGCACGCATTTGATGGATGCAACACCGCTGACTCTGGGGCAGGAATTTTCTGGCTATGTCACACAAATGAAACATTCGATTCAAAGAGTGAAAAACACTCTTCCGCATTTGCATGAACTGGCACTCGGAGGCACGGCGGTAGGAACGGGATTAAATACTCATCCTCAGTTTGCCGTGGAAGCGGCAAAAGCTATTGCGGCTGAAACTAAAATTCCTTTTGTTTCCGCAGAGAACAAATTTGAAGCTTTGGCTTCGCACGACGCTTTGGTGGAAGTGAGTGGAGCTTTAAACTCCGTCGCCGTTTCTTTGATGAAGATTGCTAACGACATTCGTCTTTTGGGTTCCGGCCCTCGCTGCGGTATCGGTGAGCTTCACTTGCCTGAAAATGAACCGGGAAGTTCGATCATGCCAGGAAAAGTGAATCCAACTCAAAGCGAAGCCATGACTATGGTCTGTGCTCAGGTGATGGGGAACCATGTGGCTGTTTCTATTGGAGGAGCTACCGGTCATTTCGAACTGAATGTCTTTAAGCCCTTGATCGTCTTTAACGTTTTAAACTCTGTTCGCTTACTTGCAGACGCATGTGAGTCCTTTACTGACCATTGTGTTGTCGGAATCGAAGCCAATACCAAACAGATTCAGAAGCATCTAGAGCATTCCTTAATGCTCGTAACCGCTTTGAATCCTCACATTGGCTACGACAATGCTGCCAAAATTGCCAAAACTGCCCACAAAAATGGCACTACGCTGCGCGAAGAAGCCATCAATCTTGGACTCCTTTCTGGCGAAGAATTTGATAAGATAGTACAACCTAAAGACATGGTCGGGCGGTAG
- a CDS encoding SDR family NAD(P)-dependent oxidoreductase, whose amino-acid sequence MEKKWAFITGATSGIGWATALALAGQGYSIFATGRRRDKLNELETALKAAHPNTQVKTAHFDISDRDDVTQFMKAHYAEMAHIDVLINNAGLAKGVDKMQDAKLEDWDTMIDTNVKGLLYVTRGIVEHMVRRNSGHIVNLGSVAGRWTYPGGGVYCATKFAVRALSEGLRMDLLGSKVRVTNIEPGMVHTEFSYVRLGDQSKADKVYEGMTPLSAQDIAETIAWCVARPAHVNIQELVIYPTDQAHVGQVARKN is encoded by the coding sequence ATGGAAAAGAAATGGGCATTTATTACTGGGGCGACTTCGGGGATTGGCTGGGCGACGGCTTTGGCATTAGCGGGGCAAGGGTACTCTATTTTTGCGACGGGACGTCGTCGCGATAAGCTGAATGAGCTCGAGACCGCATTAAAGGCGGCTCACCCGAATACTCAAGTGAAGACCGCGCATTTCGATATCAGTGACCGCGATGATGTGACTCAGTTTATGAAGGCTCACTATGCGGAGATGGCTCATATCGATGTTCTAATTAACAACGCCGGCCTTGCTAAAGGCGTTGATAAAATGCAAGACGCGAAACTGGAAGACTGGGACACGATGATTGATACGAATGTGAAAGGTCTTTTGTACGTCACTCGCGGGATTGTTGAACACATGGTTCGCAGAAACTCGGGTCACATCGTCAATCTGGGGTCTGTTGCGGGTCGCTGGACTTATCCAGGTGGAGGCGTTTATTGCGCGACGAAGTTTGCGGTGCGCGCCTTGAGCGAAGGTCTGCGCATGGATCTTTTAGGCAGTAAAGTGCGTGTGACCAATATTGAGCCAGGCATGGTCCACACTGAATTTTCGTACGTACGTTTAGGCGATCAAAGCAAGGCCGATAAAGTTTACGAAGGAATGACGCCGCTTTCGGCGCAAGACATCGCTGAAACTATTGCCTGGTGTGTCGCTCGTCCCGCACACGTAAACATCCAAGAGCTTGTTATTTATCCGACCGATCAAGCTCACGTAGGCCAAGTAGCAAGAAAGAATTAA
- a CDS encoding YchJ family protein, producing the protein MLGSRTMKCPCGSEKNYSECCGPYHSGKALAPTAEALMRSRYSAFAKNQMEYLRDTTDPQTLDLIDDDANKEWAERAKFLKLEIVKAEEKGTKGTVEFKAFYTVDDEEYVHHEVSTFRKQAGEWFFKSGKIKSEKTK; encoded by the coding sequence GTGTTAGGTTCGCGGACTATGAAATGTCCTTGTGGCTCTGAGAAAAACTATAGTGAGTGTTGTGGTCCTTATCATTCTGGCAAAGCCTTGGCTCCGACGGCCGAAGCTTTGATGCGTTCACGCTATTCAGCGTTTGCGAAAAATCAAATGGAGTACTTGCGTGATACGACGGATCCTCAAACTTTGGATCTGATTGATGATGACGCCAATAAAGAATGGGCCGAGCGCGCTAAATTCCTAAAGCTTGAAATCGTAAAAGCCGAAGAAAAAGGAACCAAAGGCACGGTGGAGTTTAAAGCTTTCTACACAGTGGACGACGAAGAATACGTTCATCACGAAGTCAGCACCTTCCGCAAACAAGCCGGCGAATGGTTTTTTAAATCCGGAAAAATCAAATCGGAGAAAACAAAATGA
- a CDS encoding EVE domain-containing protein has product MKYWLMKSEPDVYSIDTLKKDGTTWWEGVRNYQARNFMSKEMSVGDLVLFYHSNAEPPGVAGIAKVSKAAAADKTQFDKKSEYFDAKATKEKPNWFCVEVEFVAKFKNLVSLSDLRENEKLADMVVLQKGSRLSVQPVDKKHFDIVKKMGGV; this is encoded by the coding sequence ATGAAATACTGGCTGATGAAATCAGAACCTGACGTTTATTCCATTGATACTCTTAAAAAAGACGGAACGACCTGGTGGGAAGGTGTTCGAAACTACCAAGCCCGCAACTTCATGTCGAAAGAGATGTCCGTGGGTGATCTTGTTTTGTTCTATCACTCTAACGCCGAACCTCCCGGTGTTGCGGGAATCGCTAAAGTTTCAAAAGCGGCGGCTGCGGATAAAACTCAGTTCGATAAAAAATCTGAATACTTTGATGCTAAAGCCACGAAGGAAAAACCAAATTGGTTTTGCGTTGAAGTTGAATTTGTAGCGAAATTTAAAAACCTCGTCAGTCTTTCGGATTTGCGCGAAAACGAAAAACTTGCCGACATGGTCGTGTTACAAAAAGGCTCTCGCCTTTCGGTTCAGCCTGTTGATAAAAAGCACTTTGATATCGTCAAAAAAATGGGTGGCGTTTAA
- a CDS encoding tRNA dihydrouridine synthase: MKLFLAPMEGVVDWVMRDTLTQIGGVDQCVTEFLRVTDRLHPESVFYKNCPELKTNSRTRWGTPVFVQLLGGHAEPLALNAQRAVKLGALGIDLNFGCPAKTVNRHDGGASLLKSCDRVHTIVDTVRKAVPAHIPVTAKIRLGFDDPTKCLEIAQAVEAANATWLTVHCRTKTDGYKPPAYWEWIPKIKEATKLKIIANGEIWNVADFKRCVEVTQCEDYMIGRGVMSNPFIFRQIKQSLSHESVEEMNWQRAKPLLPQFFEASTLYINDYFAVSRTKQWLKALSLKNAEAKQVFDEIKILKKPVEFRANLERICSAT; the protein is encoded by the coding sequence ATGAAACTTTTTTTGGCTCCGATGGAAGGTGTCGTTGACTGGGTGATGCGCGACACTTTGACACAAATTGGTGGTGTGGATCAGTGCGTGACCGAATTTCTTCGCGTCACGGATCGTCTGCACCCTGAAAGTGTCTTTTACAAAAACTGTCCTGAGCTAAAAACCAATTCGCGCACTCGCTGGGGGACACCTGTCTTTGTTCAACTTCTTGGCGGTCATGCCGAACCTTTGGCGCTCAACGCGCAAAGAGCCGTCAAACTTGGCGCCCTCGGTATTGACTTGAACTTTGGCTGCCCAGCTAAAACCGTGAACCGTCATGATGGTGGCGCAAGTCTTTTAAAATCTTGTGACCGTGTTCACACCATTGTGGATACGGTTCGTAAGGCTGTTCCTGCTCACATCCCTGTCACGGCAAAAATCCGTCTGGGTTTTGACGATCCGACAAAATGCCTGGAAATCGCCCAAGCTGTCGAAGCGGCGAACGCCACTTGGTTGACGGTGCACTGTCGCACGAAAACGGATGGCTATAAACCACCCGCTTATTGGGAGTGGATTCCAAAAATCAAAGAAGCGACAAAATTAAAAATCATCGCCAATGGTGAAATCTGGAATGTCGCTGACTTCAAACGCTGCGTGGAAGTGACCCAGTGTGAAGACTATATGATCGGCCGTGGAGTGATGAGCAATCCCTTTATCTTCCGTCAGATCAAACAAAGCCTTTCCCATGAATCCGTGGAAGAAATGAACTGGCAAAGAGCGAAGCCACTTTTGCCGCAGTTTTTTGAAGCAAGCACGCTCTACATTAACGACTACTTTGCTGTTTCTCGCACGAAGCAATGGCTTAAAGCGCTTTCTCTGAAGAATGCCGAGGCGAAACAGGTTTTTGACGAAATCAAGATTTTAAAAAAGCCGGTGGAATTTCGCGCAAACCTAGAACGCATTTGTTCCGCGACTTAA
- a CDS encoding class I SAM-dependent methyltransferase, whose protein sequence is MQCLLCQSPNSNAFKVVKKPERSYFHCEDCDFIFMNPAERLTFEEEKQRYDLHQNEESAGYLAFFDPLIKGVTDHFKAAGVESLSLTSLDYGCGPTATLSKLLNAHGFETSNYDAFYFTDTEILKRTYHLITSTEVWEHLHNPKMEIERMLSLLKPGGILAIMTSAHKGEAAFHDWHYRRDLTHVGFFSERSMNWIAERFRLHVVKMKSPYFIFQKMF, encoded by the coding sequence ATGCAGTGCTTACTTTGTCAGTCACCAAACTCAAATGCTTTTAAAGTGGTTAAGAAGCCTGAACGCAGTTACTTTCATTGCGAAGATTGTGATTTTATTTTCATGAATCCCGCAGAGCGTCTGACTTTCGAAGAAGAAAAGCAGCGCTACGATCTTCATCAAAACGAGGAAAGTGCGGGCTACTTGGCTTTCTTCGATCCACTTATCAAAGGTGTTACGGATCACTTCAAGGCCGCCGGTGTAGAGAGTTTGTCGCTCACAAGTTTAGATTATGGATGTGGACCCACGGCGACTTTGAGTAAACTTCTAAACGCACACGGGTTTGAAACTTCGAACTACGATGCATTTTACTTTACGGACACCGAGATTCTTAAGCGCACCTATCATTTAATTACAAGCACTGAAGTGTGGGAACATCTTCACAATCCCAAAATGGAAATTGAGCGCATGTTAAGCCTGCTCAAACCTGGGGGGATATTAGCAATCATGACATCCGCTCACAAAGGCGAAGCGGCCTTCCATGACTGGCATTATCGACGTGATCTTACTCACGTTGGATTTTTCTCAGAAAGAAGCATGAATTGGATCGCAGAGCGATTCCGTCTGCATGTTGTGAAGATGAAAAGTCCTTACTTCATTTTTCAAAAAATGTTCTGA
- a CDS encoding glutaredoxin domain-containing protein, which translates to MAKVVIYKKDPCPYCDRAINFLNGKGIDYDVVDLTGKQEEIDRIKNETGWRTVPIILIDGKLVGGYTDLKALDEEGKLDSMLEGK; encoded by the coding sequence ATGGCTAAAGTAGTTATTTATAAAAAAGACCCCTGCCCTTATTGTGACCGCGCTATCAATTTTTTGAATGGCAAAGGCATCGATTATGATGTTGTGGATCTAACGGGCAAACAAGAAGAAATCGATCGCATTAAAAATGAAACCGGATGGAGAACAGTTCCTATCATTCTTATCGACGGCAAATTGGTCGGTGGTTACACGGATCTCAAAGCCTTGGATGAAGAAGGTAAACTTGATTCCATGCTAGAAGGAAAATAA
- a CDS encoding tRNA-dihydrouridine synthase family protein produces the protein MAFDSHGFTKKQLGLHRPILDGKVNFPLCLAPMVGLTHVALREVIREYMPADAFTIWPTEMLNSRRIPNENLVTTPETMRAPHETGLVPQILGNEEVPIMESVKRLIEWGAEAIDINMGCPVQKALKHNYGVALMGDPSYAAEVVRMTVKNATVPVSVKLRAVGSTKEFDELLTFVSGLRNSGAAWVCLHPRTAAQKRRGSADWEQIKQLHKAVDFPVIGNGDIQTSDDAKAMLEETGCDMAMAGRGLAARPWMMWQLGEDLGFASPAGKEGMKAPRTSEEEGAEYGKCLLKLIHLSRQYFGDDLAMRKVRFFVRTTSVWLLFGNALVGVCAKARNVDEMIEGVQKFFEGPVEMSPRTELRQ, from the coding sequence ATGGCTTTTGACTCTCACGGATTCACGAAAAAACAACTCGGCTTGCATCGTCCTATCTTGGATGGCAAGGTGAACTTTCCGCTTTGCTTGGCGCCGATGGTGGGCCTTACGCACGTGGCTTTGCGTGAAGTGATTCGTGAATACATGCCGGCCGATGCTTTTACGATTTGGCCGACAGAGATGTTAAATTCTCGCCGCATTCCCAATGAAAATCTGGTGACGACGCCAGAGACCATGCGCGCCCCGCACGAGACGGGTCTTGTTCCACAAATATTAGGAAACGAAGAAGTTCCCATCATGGAAAGCGTGAAGCGCTTGATTGAGTGGGGAGCTGAAGCCATCGATATCAACATGGGTTGTCCCGTACAAAAAGCCTTGAAGCACAACTACGGTGTTGCATTAATGGGTGATCCCTCTTACGCCGCGGAAGTGGTACGTATGACCGTCAAAAATGCGACGGTTCCTGTCAGTGTGAAATTGCGCGCGGTGGGAAGCACTAAAGAATTTGATGAGCTTTTGACGTTCGTATCGGGGCTTCGTAATTCGGGAGCGGCATGGGTGTGCTTGCATCCGCGAACGGCCGCCCAAAAACGTCGCGGTTCTGCGGACTGGGAACAAATTAAACAACTTCATAAAGCTGTCGATTTTCCTGTGATCGGAAATGGTGACATTCAAACTTCTGATGATGCGAAAGCCATGCTTGAAGAAACGGGTTGCGATATGGCGATGGCCGGCCGTGGTTTAGCAGCTCGTCCCTGGATGATGTGGCAGCTGGGTGAAGACTTGGGTTTTGCATCTCCCGCCGGTAAAGAAGGAATGAAAGCTCCTCGCACTTCGGAAGAAGAAGGGGCTGAATATGGAAAATGTCTTTTGAAGTTGATTCATCTGAGCCGTCAGTATTTTGGCGATGACTTAGCAATGCGTAAAGTGCGTTTCTTTGTTCGTACGACCAGTGTGTGGTTGCTCTTTGGAAATGCGCTCGTCGGTGTGTGTGCGAAAGCTCGCAACGTCGATGAGATGATCGAAGGCGTGCAGAAATTCTTCGAAGGCCCGGTTGAGATGAGCCCTCGCACAGAATTGCGCCAGTAA
- a CDS encoding DUF6580 family putative transport protein, producing the protein MKTTQWMTLILMVLVAAFSRLIPHPWNFTAIGAMALFGGTYFPSKKLSMVIPLAALFVSDLVLGFHATMLYVYAGFLAVVLLGWTLREGKTVTRVGTMSLVTSAIFFLVSNFGVWMMEGLYPKTAQGLVACYVAGIPFFGNQILGDVFFTAVLFGGYEAIRKFAPDFAVKATA; encoded by the coding sequence ATGAAAACAACACAATGGATGACTTTGATTTTGATGGTTCTTGTTGCCGCTTTCAGCCGCTTGATTCCGCACCCTTGGAATTTCACGGCGATCGGCGCTATGGCTCTTTTCGGTGGAACTTACTTCCCTTCTAAAAAATTATCGATGGTGATTCCGTTGGCGGCTTTGTTCGTGAGTGACTTGGTTTTAGGTTTCCATGCGACAATGCTTTATGTTTACGCCGGTTTCTTAGCCGTTGTTTTATTGGGTTGGACTTTGCGCGAAGGTAAAACAGTGACTCGCGTAGGCACGATGTCTTTGGTAACAAGCGCGATTTTCTTCCTGGTTTCTAACTTCGGTGTGTGGATGATGGAAGGTCTTTATCCAAAGACAGCTCAAGGTCTTGTCGCATGTTACGTTGCAGGGATCCCTTTCTTCGGTAACCAGATCCTTGGCGATGTTTTCTTCACCGCAGTTCTTTTCGGTGGTTATGAAGCCATCAGAAAGTTTGCTCCGGATTTTGCGGTAAAAGCTACGGCTTAG